AACAGGAAGGCCGTTCTCGTCGCGGTTAACGCTTAATAGCTCGATCAGCGGCTTTGTCCGGCTGATCCGCAAGCTCCGAGCTTCCTGCACTGACGGAAGGGAGGCTCGGACGCAAAGCTCTTTGCGCGACAGCTTTGGGATTCCGTACCGCCGCAATGCCTGGGATATTGAGCCGGTCTCGGCAATCACCCTATCTATCCCGGCGAACTGCGGAAGAGGATAATAGTTGGTGTTCAGGGAGACAGGGAGATCGTCGATCAGACGTAGCGTCCGGACGCGGAAAACGGGGCGCCCAGATCTGAGCGACAAGAACGAGGCAATCTCACGGCTTGCAGCGACTTCATCACTCGAAAGCAGCTCGCGCCTCGGCACTTTGCCGTTTCGCAAGATGACGGCCGTCATGCTCGTCTCTGCGCCGAACCGATACGAGATATGCGTATCGGAAACGAAAGTTCCACTCCCATGGACGACGGTCACGATTTCCTTGTCCTGAAGGCGTGCCAACGCCCTGCGGGCGGTATGACGGTGCACACCAAACAAAGCCGCGAGTTCCTCTTCAGGCGGCAGCCTGTCTCCCGCGCAAAGATCACCCTCTTTGATCCGGCGCTCGATTTCCAGTTGAACCTGTCTCCAGAGGGGTAGTTTTGGGACGTTGTTGTCTGTCATTTCTTAAACTCAGCTTCAATGCCCATTCGGGGCGGTTCGTTGAACACAACCAACCGACGCTTTCCCAACCGTCCCGAGTGACTTTTCGAAGGCGCGGCGCAGATATGTGTCGCTCGCAGCAGAAAAGTTGCTGACACTTTCATCAGGCGACAGGCCAAGGATTCGGCTCAGGACGTGGGTATGAGTGCGTGCCGCAATCCGCTCCGAGCTGATAGGACGCCGTCGCAGTCCCCGACACTGGGCAGTTGCGGCATTCGACCGAACGAGGACCGTAGCATGGGTCCATCAAGATCTGCCTTTCTGATATTCATAGGCAACTGCTTCATTGTCGACGATAACCGCAGGCACAGGCTCGTATTTCATCACCGTTCCGTCGAACATGTAGTCGTGGAAGTGGACGACCACAGATTCGTCGGACACCAAGGCCACTGCATAAAATGGTGCTTCAAGACATCTTGCCGGCGGACCTCCAAGTCGCAACGCGAACTGGGAAACGGTGCTTCGTACGACGGACATCGGAATTCTCCGCCACGAACCTGCAATCGGGCGATGAAGGTGGCCTAGGAAGATGTGCGTGATGTCGTGGGGTGCGAGAACCGCAGCTAGTCGCTCGGGATGCTTGAGGGCGAGTGAATCGAGGAAGGGCATACCGACCTCGAATGGTGGATGATGCATGAATAGGAGGGCTGGGCCGCCAGCGCAGTCCTTCAGCCGAGCGTCGAGCCACCCCAGACGCCGCTCGCATAGTTCGCCTGAGTGGCCTCCATCGGAGGACAACGTATCGAGGCAAATCACGGTATGGTGGCCGATCTTCACTGCCGTCTGGACGAACCCGGCCTCATCGATGGGTACCTCCTTGAAGACTTCGAGAAAGCGGCCTCGGTGATCGCCGTTGCCGAGGCAAAGTCGAAAGGGCACTCGTAGCGCCTTGAGGCACTCTGCCAACGCGACGTAGGCAGCGCCTTGCCCCAGCGCCGTCAGATCTCCGGTGAAGACAACGAGATCCGCATCGGCGTGCTCATTGTTTATGCTGTCAATGGCCGCTTCGAGGCGAACGCGAGGATTGCATCCGAGGTGAGAAACACCCGCGGGCGTCAGATGGAGATCGGAAACCTGAATGATCTTCGGCATGGCTGGACCTGAAACCGATTTGCATGGTTGCTCTCCTCTAGCGGAATATGAATGGAATGTCATTCCAAAAAATTGTCGCAAAAGTGAAATATTGTTCTGATACTGGATCAGTGCACCAAGCCGCTTGCTGCGGCTGCAATCGAACGCGACACCTTTTTGAGAGAGGCTCACGATGAACAAAAGGCGTTTCTGTGGATCTGGCATGGCGTTTGCCGCTGGCACTGTATTGATCTTGAATCTTCTGGGCGGAGCCGCTCTTGCGGACGTCCAGCCGATGAAGCTGCAGATTTCCTTCTTCGATGCGGCATTCCAGCCGGTGATGCAGGCACTGATTGACAAGTTCCGGGAAACGAATCCTGAGATTGAGATCAGCATGCAGACTCCGACCACGACATGGGACGCACAGCTTCAGCGCACAATCTTGGATGTGAAGATGGGCACTGCGCCCGATCTGGCAGTTCAAGGATATAACCGCCTCCGGATCGTAGCCGAGAACAAGGCAGCCATTCCGCTCAATGATCTGATTGCAAAAGAAAAAGATTGGAAGGGCCTGGGCTATACTGACGCGCTGACCAATCTAGGTGAATTCAAAGGCCAGCAGTGGGGGCTGCCACTCCAGTTGTCGGTGCCGGTGGTCTACTATAATCCGGATCTCTTCAAGAAGGCGGGCGTCGAACCGAAGACCTTCAATGCGAGCTGGGACAGCGTCACCGCAGCTGTTAAAAAGATCACGGACCTCGGTGGAGGCTTGTCGGGATCGTTCTACGACTACACAGCCGATGGCAATTGGAACTATCAGGCGCTTCTCTTCTCTCTCGGCGGCAAGATGATGACGCCCGACGAAACGAGCGTCGCGTTCACCAGCGCAGCGGGCGTGAAGGCAATGGACGTCATCCGTGATTTCGGTAGGGCCGGCCAGATCGATATGACCGTCAGTCAGGCGATGCAAGCATTTGGCAGTGGAACCATTGGAATGATATTCACCTCGAACCGTCGCCTCGGCACCCTTCAGAAGGGCATAGGCGGCCGGTTCAACGTCCAGGCCGCTCTGCTTCCCATCGCCGACGGTGGCCGGGTTCCTGTCGGCGGCGGTTTTCTCAGCCTGACCACGAGTGATCCGGGGAAGCAGGCTGCAGCCTGGAAGTTCATGAAGTTCGCAACGGGCCCGGTCGGACAGGCGATGATCACGCAGATGACCGGAGCTTTGCCTGGAAACGCGAATGCCGCCCAAAATCTCAAGGAATACTACGATCGCACGCCGCAAGCGAAAGCGGGCATCGACGAACTGCCTTTCGTGAGTGGCTGGTACTCCTTCCCAGGTGACAATGCGGTGAAGATCAGCGACGTTATCCTGGACCATCTGCGCAGCGTCATCACGCTCAGGATTCCCCCGGAAAGCGCGCTCAGGAAAATGAGTGCCGATGTTTCAGCGCTGCTGCCGCGCAATTGAGAACCGAGTGCCCATGGAGGTGGTCATACAAAACGATGAATGAAATTTTGCCAACCAACCCCAAGACCGATACGGCGCATAACGCTTGGGATGAACTGTGGGGCTCCGACGAAGGCCGCGCAAGATGGCTCATGGCGGAGGAAACGGTCATCGCGGCT
The genomic region above belongs to Mesorhizobium sp. B4-1-4 and contains:
- the phnF gene encoding phosphonate metabolism transcriptional regulator PhnF translates to MTDNNVPKLPLWRQVQLEIERRIKEGDLCAGDRLPPEEELAALFGVHRHTARRALARLQDKEIVTVVHGSGTFVSDTHISYRFGAETSMTAVILRNGKVPRRELLSSDEVAASREIASFLSLRSGRPVFRVRTLRLIDDLPVSLNTNYYPLPQFAGIDRVIAETGSISQALRRYGIPKLSRKELCVRASLPSVQEARSLRISRTKPLIELLSVNRDENGLPVQHVHGKIISEHLDVVVTLGD
- a CDS encoding phosphodiesterase — its product is MPDPQKRLLFIVSLSQKGVAFDCSRSKRLGALIQYQNNISLLRQFFGMTFHSYSARGEQPCKSVSGPAMPKIIQVSDLHLTPAGVSHLGCNPRVRLEAAIDSINNEHADADLVVFTGDLTALGQGAAYVALAECLKALRVPFRLCLGNGDHRGRFLEVFKEVPIDEAGFVQTAVKIGHHTVICLDTLSSDGGHSGELCERRLGWLDARLKDCAGGPALLFMHHPPFEVGMPFLDSLALKHPERLAAVLAPHDITHIFLGHLHRPIAGSWRRIPMSVVRSTVSQFALRLGGPPARCLEAPFYAVALVSDESVVVHFHDYMFDGTVMKYEPVPAVIVDNEAVAYEYQKGRS
- a CDS encoding ABC transporter substrate-binding protein encodes the protein MAFAAGTVLILNLLGGAALADVQPMKLQISFFDAAFQPVMQALIDKFRETNPEIEISMQTPTTTWDAQLQRTILDVKMGTAPDLAVQGYNRLRIVAENKAAIPLNDLIAKEKDWKGLGYTDALTNLGEFKGQQWGLPLQLSVPVVYYNPDLFKKAGVEPKTFNASWDSVTAAVKKITDLGGGLSGSFYDYTADGNWNYQALLFSLGGKMMTPDETSVAFTSAAGVKAMDVIRDFGRAGQIDMTVSQAMQAFGSGTIGMIFTSNRRLGTLQKGIGGRFNVQAALLPIADGGRVPVGGGFLSLTTSDPGKQAAAWKFMKFATGPVGQAMITQMTGALPGNANAAQNLKEYYDRTPQAKAGIDELPFVSGWYSFPGDNAVKISDVILDHLRSVITLRIPPESALRKMSADVSALLPRN